A single genomic interval of Paenibacillus macerans harbors:
- a CDS encoding carbohydrate ABC transporter permease encodes MRITLLYAALSLPIGVIGDLLVAMLLNNKIKGLGAYRTIYFLPAVMPEVAVALLWRWLFNSESGIINFVLSPLFSVFGIDKPNWFGDPHYVLGAFIIMSLWGIFGTNTVVFLAGLQGVPSSLYEAAEIDGAGRFAKFKNITIPQISPVILLQVIMGMIGALQIFTIAMFVRPTTAAGKFMNQLVYERGFTQLHMGEASAVAWVLFIIILALTLLVFRSSPAWVHYESDVRR; translated from the coding sequence GTGCGGATTACGCTGCTGTACGCCGCGCTTTCCCTGCCGATCGGGGTGATCGGAGACCTGCTGGTCGCCATGCTTCTGAACAACAAGATTAAGGGGCTCGGCGCGTACCGTACGATCTATTTCCTCCCGGCGGTGATGCCGGAAGTGGCCGTAGCGCTGCTGTGGCGATGGTTGTTCAACAGCGAGTCGGGGATTATCAATTTCGTATTGTCGCCGTTGTTCTCGGTGTTTGGCATCGACAAGCCGAACTGGTTTGGCGATCCGCATTATGTGCTGGGGGCGTTCATCATTATGAGCTTATGGGGCATTTTCGGTACGAATACCGTTGTGTTTCTGGCTGGGCTTCAGGGTGTTCCAAGCTCCCTGTACGAAGCCGCGGAAATCGATGGGGCCGGAAGATTCGCCAAATTCAAGAACATTACGATTCCGCAGATCTCCCCGGTTATTTTGCTGCAGGTGATCATGGGGATGATCGGAGCGCTGCAGATTTTTACGATCGCCATGTTCGTCCGTCCGACCACGGCAGCCGGCAAATTTATGAACCAGCTCGTGTACGAGCGCGGATTCACGCAGCTGCACATGGGCGAAGCGTCGGCGGTCGCCTGGGTGCTGTTCATCATCATCCTGGCGCTGACGCTGCTCGTGTTCCGCTCCAGCCCGGCCTGGGTTCATTACGAATCGGATGTAAGGCGCTAA
- a CDS encoding carbohydrate ABC transporter permease, translating to MAKVSAVPAGGISGKPLRWLNKAVIYVVVTFLAAVILVPFFWMVSTALQAEGDIFVWPPQWIPDPPQWHNFQEAWMAMPFNRYLFNTVFIVAHGFVAELISSTVVAYGFARFRFPGSEFIFLVLLATMMLPFHVTLIPTFLIWQKLGLTGQFDPLVLRAWTAWGPFYIFLLRQFFMTLPRELDDAAEMDGANFLQTFLHIMLPQVKPALLAVAIFAFRGYWNDFLGPLIYLSDMKMYTLNVGMYFFMGGVNEAPQYGDEVILLLRVAERPRQTDPGRVLVPVLNAERSGDDGEEPIMNIVAVDKEDSGLDFSDPRVIRDRKGATYT from the coding sequence ATGGCCAAGGTATCAGCTGTCCCCGCCGGGGGGATTTCCGGCAAACCGCTGAGATGGCTGAACAAAGCTGTGATCTACGTGGTCGTCACGTTTTTGGCCGCCGTCATCCTCGTTCCGTTTTTTTGGATGGTTTCGACGGCCCTGCAGGCCGAAGGGGACATTTTCGTCTGGCCGCCGCAGTGGATTCCCGATCCGCCGCAGTGGCACAATTTCCAAGAGGCCTGGATGGCGATGCCTTTTAACCGCTACCTGTTCAACACGGTTTTTATCGTAGCGCATGGGTTCGTTGCCGAGCTCATCAGCTCGACGGTTGTCGCTTACGGGTTTGCGCGCTTCCGGTTTCCCGGCAGCGAATTCATCTTTCTCGTCCTGCTCGCCACGATGATGCTGCCTTTTCACGTCACGCTCATTCCGACGTTCCTGATCTGGCAGAAGCTTGGCCTGACGGGCCAGTTCGACCCGCTGGTGCTGCGCGCGTGGACGGCCTGGGGACCGTTTTACATTTTTCTGCTCCGCCAGTTTTTCATGACCCTGCCGCGGGAATTGGACGATGCCGCCGAAATGGACGGCGCGAATTTCCTCCAGACGTTCCTGCACATCATGCTGCCGCAGGTGAAACCGGCTTTGCTGGCGGTGGCGATCTTCGCTTTCCGCGGATATTGGAACGATTTTTTGGGCCCGTTGATCTACCTGTCCGATATGAAGATGTATACGCTGAACGTGGGCATGTACTTCTTTATGGGCGGCGTCAACGAGGCGCCGCAGTACGGGGACGAGGTGATTTTGCTGCTCCGGGTGGCCGAGCGGCCCCGGCAGACCGATCCCGGGCGCGTGCTTGTTCCGGTGCTGAACGCGGAGCGGAGCGGCGATGATGGGGAGGAGCCGATCATGAACATCGTGGCCGTGGACAAGGAAGATTCCGGTTTGGATTTTTCCGATCCCCGGGTGATTCGCGACCGCAAAGGCGCTACATATACTTGA
- a CDS encoding glycoside hydrolase family 130 protein produces the protein MTSISHLRVARSRDGVRFTVDGKPTVLPEGPLERWGIEDPRVTRVGDRYHIAYSAVSERGVAVGGMTTEDFASFTREGLILAPTNKDVAIFPEAIDGKYYMPHRPVPDGIGEPEIWLAESPDLRHWGNHRFLTGLRKGKWDGARIGAGCVPIKTEAGWLILYHGADERHRYCMGAALLDLHRPDRVLARMEEPFIVPEADYETSGFFHSVIFACGAIVKENQVLMYYGASDDSVACAAVDLPQLMSALQQTEWKG, from the coding sequence TTGACTTCGATTTCCCACCTGCGCGTGGCGCGGAGCCGGGACGGCGTGCGGTTTACGGTCGACGGGAAGCCGACCGTTTTGCCCGAGGGCCCGCTGGAACGCTGGGGGATCGAGGATCCGCGGGTTACCCGCGTCGGGGATCGTTATCACATCGCGTACAGCGCCGTCTCGGAGCGAGGCGTCGCGGTCGGGGGGATGACGACGGAAGATTTTGCGTCGTTTACCAGAGAAGGGTTGATTCTGGCGCCGACGAACAAGGATGTTGCGATATTTCCTGAGGCTATTGACGGCAAGTATTACATGCCGCACCGCCCGGTTCCGGATGGCATCGGGGAGCCGGAAATTTGGCTGGCCGAATCGCCGGATTTGCGGCATTGGGGCAATCACAGGTTCCTGACGGGACTCCGGAAAGGCAAGTGGGACGGCGCACGGATCGGCGCCGGCTGCGTTCCGATCAAAACGGAGGCCGGTTGGCTGATTCTCTACCACGGGGCGGACGAAAGGCATCGTTACTGCATGGGCGCCGCGCTGCTGGATCTGCATCGGCCGGACCGGGTGCTCGCCCGCATGGAGGAGCCGTTTATCGTGCCGGAAGCGGACTACGAGACCAGCGGATTTTTTCATAGCGTCATTTTTGCCTGCGGCGCGATTGTCAAGGAGAATCAGGTGCTTATGTACTACGGGGCGTCCGACGATTCCGTGGCCTGCGCAGCGGTTGATCTCCCGCAGCTTATGAGTGCATTACAACAAACCGAATGGAAGGGATAA
- a CDS encoding IS4 family transposase, with amino-acid sequence MDNVKAKTVIRQLISLLPIDVHQRLLFDHYTKKLTTMKAIMLFINAQLKQWSSYGEMEIALRAEPKLQQLLQLESISGSQLSRKLDQIPTELLEWMFQHLASQTQQRACHQGQSGKLHIIDSSSIRLPLQLGSWAKMSNKSSGVKMHLRLVVTAPDKLFPDAMIPSSLNVGDRAGAVELVVPSDAIYVMDRGYDDYARMDQWVQDNIQFVIRMRDRALATVIEEYPVPEGSNITRDAKVCVGSSFRSMEHSVRLVEFYDEQERTYRIFTSVWDKTAEEIAQIYKNRWLIELYFKWLKQHLRLKKLHSHKPQAIWNQLFLALITALLVEHIRHSTQTAKTNWQVLRILREYLYRSWRSFRTELDRKPSRSSPGRRPGSGPKALSVRTMVGIIKPSKFKE; translated from the coding sequence ATGGATAACGTTAAAGCTAAAACGGTCATTCGTCAACTGATTTCCTTACTGCCCATCGATGTGCATCAACGTTTACTCTTCGACCATTACACCAAGAAACTTACCACGATGAAAGCGATCATGCTCTTCATCAATGCTCAGTTGAAACAATGGTCATCTTACGGTGAAATGGAAATTGCACTTCGTGCTGAGCCGAAACTTCAGCAGCTTCTACAGTTGGAGAGTATCAGCGGCTCGCAATTATCCCGAAAACTCGATCAGATCCCAACGGAGCTGTTGGAGTGGATGTTTCAGCATCTGGCATCACAAACACAGCAACGTGCTTGCCACCAGGGCCAGAGCGGGAAATTGCACATCATTGATTCTTCCAGCATTCGACTGCCGCTTCAACTTGGAAGTTGGGCCAAGATGTCAAATAAGAGTAGCGGCGTCAAGATGCATCTGCGCCTCGTTGTTACAGCTCCCGACAAGCTATTTCCTGATGCCATGATCCCCAGTTCGCTCAATGTAGGGGATCGTGCGGGGGCCGTTGAACTGGTCGTCCCCTCGGATGCGATTTATGTGATGGATCGCGGTTATGATGATTATGCCCGGATGGATCAATGGGTCCAGGACAACATCCAGTTTGTGATCCGTATGCGAGATCGCGCGCTTGCCACCGTCATTGAGGAGTATCCTGTTCCGGAAGGCTCGAACATCACGCGGGACGCCAAGGTTTGCGTGGGCAGTTCCTTCCGATCCATGGAACATTCCGTTCGTTTGGTGGAGTTTTATGACGAGCAGGAACGGACTTATCGTATTTTTACATCGGTATGGGATAAGACCGCTGAAGAAATCGCGCAGATCTATAAAAATCGCTGGCTCATCGAGTTGTATTTTAAATGGCTGAAGCAACATTTGCGATTGAAGAAGCTGCACAGTCATAAACCACAGGCTATTTGGAACCAGTTATTCTTGGCTTTAATTACTGCCTTGCTCGTGGAGCACATCCGGCACAGCACCCAAACGGCAAAAACAAACTGGCAAGTGCTCCGGATTCTCCGCGAGTATTTGTACCGTTCATGGCGATCCTTTCGAACCGAACTGGATCGGAAACCCAGTCGAAGTAGTCCGGGGAGACGTCCGGGGTCAGGTCCCAAAGCGTTATCGGTGCGCACAATGGTTGGGATAATTAAGCCAAGCAAGTTCAAGGAATAA
- a CDS encoding winged helix-turn-helix domain-containing protein gives MSSLIFDPASYTVTCGSDSIGLLAKEFALLQFLYDHRHQAFTREQLLDRVWLLEYPVERTVDDHIYRLRRKLRHWPHIAINTVRGYGYSLTVRDRRAVGNPSVQDPEVQEAMRELFKKYHLLGQGRSLLALADRQEVLGFEVDEFYTLYVHFIQGDIPWFLEENGIPFREKLYWMLLMYRGMALRREEVLSFLQLCERVLALRILPDRQHREMEILNILDVYADAGRPGEAINRFEKARQTVESDGLSGFVIPVAIMEMYVQVVAGQSSEAERASGRIERLLQGSPYLREIGRYHIVKGLHLLTQGSGRPEPI, from the coding sequence ATGTCCTCATTGATCTTTGACCCCGCCAGCTATACGGTAACATGCGGTTCGGATTCCATCGGCTTGCTGGCGAAGGAGTTCGCGCTTCTGCAATTTCTGTACGATCACCGCCACCAGGCGTTCACGCGGGAGCAGCTGCTCGACCGGGTATGGCTGCTGGAATATCCGGTTGAGCGGACGGTGGACGACCATATTTACCGCCTGCGGAGGAAGCTCCGCCACTGGCCGCATATCGCCATCAATACGGTGCGGGGATACGGGTACAGCCTTACGGTCCGCGACAGAAGAGCGGTCGGCAATCCCTCGGTGCAAGATCCGGAAGTGCAAGAGGCGATGAGGGAACTGTTCAAAAAATACCACTTGCTGGGGCAGGGCAGATCGCTGCTTGCTTTGGCCGACCGGCAGGAAGTGCTGGGGTTTGAAGTGGATGAATTTTATACGCTTTACGTTCATTTCATTCAAGGCGATATCCCCTGGTTTCTGGAAGAGAACGGAATCCCCTTCCGGGAAAAATTGTATTGGATGCTGCTCATGTATCGGGGAATGGCGCTGCGGCGGGAGGAGGTTCTTTCTTTTCTGCAATTATGCGAGAGAGTGCTGGCGCTGCGCATTCTTCCGGACCGGCAGCACCGGGAAATGGAGATTTTAAACATCCTGGACGTATATGCCGATGCCGGACGGCCCGGGGAGGCGATAAACCGATTCGAAAAGGCGCGGCAAACGGTGGAATCTGACGGACTATCCGGCTTTGTCATCCCTGTTGCGATTATGGAAATGTACGTTCAGGTCGTTGCCGGCCAGAGCTCTGAAGCGGAACGCGCCTCCGGCCGGATCGAGCGGCTTTTGCAAGGTTCGCCGTATCTCCGGGAGATCGGACGTTACCATATTGTCAAAGGTCTGCACCTGCTCACCCAAGGCAGCGGCAGGCCGGAGCCGATTTGA
- a CDS encoding MFS transporter has translation MQNQNNESCPSLRSNRSFRHMFAAYALATFGDWFDALAIQVIVAYRWGVDPLLLALIPVTMALPGVLLGSFAGALADRLHKAKLMLLCDLVTALLTAAILAAPNLYWLLPLLAFRAAAGVFHVPAQQALTRQIVLPGQLLQATALNGLVGQGSKVAGPLLGAVALAAFGPKACIAINIGARLLSAALLYPLGRLPNGNAERIHVSGARRPHMLRGLLDEWREGWLLLAQTKLLRNTMLFGLVALIVLMMVDYQFAALLRGIAPGNESLIGWLVSAIGAGAVLVLLLLNRFRRISSGWGLGGGCALIGGGIALLGLCPPGMGPAWLLGFGLLIGIGNGAYMVTQNYVLQKESPEQAIGRVFGIQNTISSAIMLTAPLAGGVLIRLVSAGTAFLLIGLLLASIGTAGVLFRAALWPVSPPESEETHLPPAAERSYPGGA, from the coding sequence GTGCAAAATCAAAATAACGAATCCTGTCCATCCCTGCGGTCGAACCGCAGCTTCCGGCACATGTTTGCCGCCTATGCCCTGGCCACCTTTGGCGATTGGTTTGACGCCCTGGCGATCCAGGTGATCGTCGCTTACCGTTGGGGAGTTGATCCGCTTTTGCTGGCGCTGATTCCGGTCACCATGGCGCTGCCGGGAGTCCTGCTGGGCTCTTTTGCCGGAGCGCTGGCCGACCGGCTGCACAAAGCGAAGCTTATGCTTCTGTGCGATCTGGTGACCGCGCTCCTGACCGCGGCCATACTGGCTGCGCCGAACCTGTATTGGCTGCTGCCGCTGCTTGCCTTTCGTGCGGCGGCGGGCGTCTTCCACGTACCGGCCCAGCAGGCACTGACACGCCAGATTGTGCTGCCCGGCCAACTGCTCCAGGCTACCGCGCTGAACGGGTTGGTCGGGCAAGGCTCCAAGGTGGCCGGGCCGCTGCTGGGAGCCGTGGCCCTGGCGGCGTTTGGCCCCAAGGCGTGCATCGCGATCAATATTGGCGCGAGGCTCCTGTCCGCAGCGCTGCTGTATCCTCTTGGCCGGCTGCCGAATGGCAACGCGGAACGCATCCACGTTTCCGGCGCCCGGCGTCCGCATATGCTGCGCGGACTCCTTGACGAATGGCGGGAAGGCTGGCTGCTTCTCGCGCAAACGAAACTGCTTAGAAATACGATGCTGTTTGGACTCGTTGCGCTGATCGTTTTGATGATGGTCGATTATCAGTTTGCCGCGCTGTTGCGCGGGATCGCGCCCGGCAACGAATCGCTGATCGGCTGGCTCGTATCCGCGATCGGAGCCGGAGCCGTGCTGGTCCTCCTGCTGCTTAACCGGTTCCGCCGGATTTCCTCAGGCTGGGGACTCGGTGGCGGCTGCGCCCTGATCGGCGGGGGGATCGCCCTACTGGGCCTCTGTCCTCCCGGAATGGGACCGGCATGGCTGCTCGGATTCGGCCTGCTGATCGGTATCGGCAACGGCGCGTATATGGTGACGCAAAATTATGTCCTGCAGAAGGAATCGCCAGAGCAGGCGATCGGCCGCGTATTCGGCATTCAAAATACGATCTCCAGCGCGATCATGCTGACCGCTCCGCTGGCCGGGGGCGTCTTGATCCGGCTGGTTTCGGCAGGCACCGCGTTTCTGCTGATCGGCCTGCTGCTTGCCTCGATCGGGACGGCGGGCGTGCTGTTTCGCGCGGCCTTATGGCCCGTTTCGCCGCCGGAGAGTGAAGAAACCCACCTACCGCCTGCGGCCGAGCGTTCTTATCCGGGCGGGGCGTGA
- a CDS encoding transposase, translating to MEINPGTEHQPFSSRFNSEQDCMEALIAMKWPSGFVCPRCAHTGCSRLTSRHIPLFECGKCKHQTSPLVGTIFEGTHLPLLKWFEALDLFLLEGGISALRLRQMIRVTYKTAWSMLHKIRHAVGEFDARELLSGDVKVNSDQYGRNPSRCQLSHPYASAVVAGCTVTESGEPEQVKIRLVPHKRGGEKRANRHELAAFIGGHVDVHTSAVQLFPQAFRLYAPLRKVVREAWESLKSTYGALGLKHLQAYLNEYTVRRRLRLQGGRPGAEETMRQKLLQMCVAIQAIPYRRLIARQPNQPLAAAA from the coding sequence ATGGAGATCAATCCGGGAACGGAACATCAGCCATTCAGCAGCCGTTTTAACAGCGAGCAGGACTGCATGGAGGCGCTAATCGCGATGAAGTGGCCAAGCGGCTTCGTCTGCCCGCGCTGCGCTCACACCGGGTGCAGCCGTCTGACTTCCCGGCATATCCCTTTGTTCGAGTGCGGAAAATGCAAGCATCAAACATCGCCTTTGGTCGGCACGATTTTTGAAGGAACGCATCTCCCCTTGCTCAAGTGGTTCGAGGCCCTGGATTTATTCCTGCTTGAGGGCGGTATCTCGGCGCTGCGGCTGCGCCAGATGATCCGGGTCACCTACAAGACCGCCTGGTCGATGCTGCACAAAATACGTCATGCCGTGGGGGAGTTCGATGCCCGGGAGCTGCTCTCCGGAGACGTGAAGGTGAATAGCGATCAGTATGGTCGTAATCCGTCCCGGTGTCAGCTTTCGCATCCGTACGCCTCGGCGGTCGTAGCCGGCTGCACGGTCACGGAGTCGGGCGAGCCGGAACAGGTCAAAATCCGCCTGGTGCCGCATAAGCGGGGAGGCGAAAAAAGGGCAAACCGTCACGAACTCGCCGCGTTTATTGGCGGGCATGTGGATGTCCATACATCGGCGGTACAGTTGTTCCCTCAGGCCTTTCGGCTGTATGCGCCCTTGCGGAAAGTGGTGAGAGAGGCGTGGGAATCGCTGAAGAGTACGTATGGAGCCTTGGGACTGAAGCATCTGCAAGCGTATCTGAACGAGTACACCGTACGCCGTCGGCTGCGCCTGCAAGGAGGACGGCCCGGAGCGGAAGAAACGATGCGGCAGAAGTTGCTGCAGATGTGTGTGGCGATTCAGGCGATCCCTTACCGCCGGCTGATCGCGCGCCAACCGAATCAGCCCCTTGCGGCTGCGGCTTGA
- a CDS encoding TVP38/TMEM64 family protein produces the protein MDYFTEQNIELFLERFRSLGPLPGILLTFLKSFVPPLPTIVIVGANAAIYGMWLGFLYSWIGLVSGSLLTFLLIRKAAETPFMRRWAAKPKVRKAMIWARRNGFSFVFLLSMLPVGPFVVINMAAGLTRMSAVSFGTAVALGKAVMVFCVSYIGTHLSDFAAQPAKLLGVAAFIAASLWLNRKLQSYFTAAAAEPAE, from the coding sequence ATGGATTATTTTACGGAACAAAATATAGAGCTCTTCCTGGAGCGCTTCCGCTCTCTAGGGCCGCTGCCCGGCATTCTGCTGACCTTCCTGAAATCGTTCGTTCCGCCGCTGCCGACGATTGTGATCGTGGGGGCCAATGCCGCGATTTACGGGATGTGGCTGGGCTTCTTATACTCCTGGATTGGGCTCGTGAGCGGGAGTTTGCTGACCTTTCTGCTGATCCGAAAAGCGGCCGAGACTCCCTTCATGCGCCGCTGGGCGGCCAAGCCCAAGGTGCGGAAAGCGATGATATGGGCGCGCAGAAACGGATTCAGCTTCGTATTTCTGCTCAGCATGCTGCCGGTAGGCCCGTTCGTCGTGATTAACATGGCCGCGGGGCTAACGCGGATGTCGGCCGTTTCCTTTGGCACAGCGGTAGCTTTGGGGAAGGCCGTCATGGTCTTCTGCGTGTCCTATATCGGCACGCATCTGTCCGACTTTGCCGCGCAGCCGGCCAAGCTCCTTGGCGTCGCGGCGTTTATTGCGGCCTCCTTGTGGTTGAACCGGAAGCTGCAGAGCTACTTCACGGCAGCCGCAGCCGAGCCCGCCGAGTAA
- a CDS encoding GntR family transcriptional regulator — protein sequence MKELPLYKQIQESIKEQIRLGVLRPGDRVGSEKELSSLYRVSQITTKNALIGLAEEGWVERIQGKGTFVSRQSAELRPVSNSPVMIGVVFPSMKTRIDQQLLNYIEKYASEDGFQIMLRITRESAEGETLAIRQLLDFGVKGLIIFPTEAENYNETIIQLAFDKFPVVLVDRFFKNIRMASVTSDNMQGTFEAIEYLLSKGHRHIAYISPEITNSVTEDRAAGYEKAYLKHQFPIDKTLWCMLELQSLQQNQAKREITDFLKDREQITAVFTVNVQLAHYVYDYLSEQHLLDRIELMTFDNPELPGVSYVAQNIEEVSRKTVELLKGQLHGQDAPQQHLEPVTLCLKESPQKLGVL from the coding sequence ATGAAAGAACTGCCGCTTTATAAACAAATCCAGGAGAGCATCAAAGAACAGATTAGGCTTGGCGTGCTCCGCCCGGGAGATCGGGTCGGATCGGAGAAGGAATTGTCGAGCTTATACCGCGTTAGTCAAATCACGACCAAAAACGCGCTCATTGGCCTCGCCGAGGAAGGGTGGGTCGAAAGAATCCAGGGAAAAGGGACCTTCGTCTCCCGCCAGTCCGCGGAATTGCGGCCTGTTTCGAACTCTCCGGTGATGATCGGCGTCGTTTTCCCAAGCATGAAAACCCGAATAGATCAACAGCTGCTCAACTATATTGAGAAATACGCCAGCGAGGACGGATTCCAAATTATGCTGCGGATCACGCGGGAGTCCGCCGAAGGGGAAACCTTGGCGATTCGTCAATTATTGGATTTTGGGGTTAAAGGATTGATCATTTTTCCGACCGAAGCGGAGAACTATAACGAGACCATTATTCAGCTGGCGTTCGACAAGTTTCCGGTCGTATTGGTAGACCGGTTTTTTAAAAATATTCGCATGGCCAGCGTAACCTCGGATAATATGCAAGGAACCTTTGAAGCTATCGAGTATTTGCTGTCCAAGGGACACCGGCATATCGCCTATATTTCTCCGGAAATTACGAATTCGGTCACGGAAGACCGGGCCGCCGGTTATGAAAAAGCCTATTTGAAACACCAGTTCCCTATCGATAAAACGTTATGGTGCATGCTTGAATTGCAATCGCTTCAGCAAAATCAGGCGAAACGGGAAATCACCGATTTTTTAAAGGACAGGGAGCAAATTACCGCCGTTTTTACCGTCAATGTTCAATTAGCCCATTACGTGTACGATTATTTGAGCGAGCAGCATTTACTGGACCGGATCGAGCTCATGACTTTTGACAACCCCGAATTGCCCGGTGTGTCCTACGTTGCGCAAAATATTGAGGAGGTCAGCCGAAAAACCGTTGAATTGCTCAAAGGCCAACTGCACGGGCAGGATGCCCCGCAGCAGCATCTCGAACCGGTTACGCTCTGTTTGAAAGAAAGTCCGCAGAAGTTGGGGGTTCTTTGA
- a CDS encoding carbohydrate ABC transporter permease, with protein sequence MIVKADTGQAKKFSERMLPYIFIGPAVILITLLAIVPLFYSVYISLLNYNLSLPSTMIKFAGLENYRYMFSNGPFMKSIVWTLVFTFFTVSLNVTLGMVLALILNNEKISRQTRIFKSLFILPMMLAPVVSTTMWKIMFGAIYGPINYIIESLGLKAVAWTGETLPAKIAVIMIDVWGSTPFCMLILIAALQTVPKDIYESAYIDGANRVNTFFKITLPLIRNFIALVVSLRVMDALKIFDSIMILTDGGPGDTTETMGTMIYKTAFRYMNVGAGSAGAIIFFAIIVVVTLVFLKVLRNDRQ encoded by the coding sequence ATGATTGTGAAAGCGGACACAGGGCAAGCTAAAAAGTTTTCAGAGAGAATGCTGCCCTATATCTTTATTGGGCCTGCCGTAATACTTATCACTTTATTGGCTATCGTGCCTTTGTTTTACTCCGTTTATATCAGCTTGTTGAACTACAACCTGTCTCTGCCAAGCACGATGATCAAGTTTGCCGGGTTGGAAAACTACCGGTATATGTTCAGCAACGGTCCGTTTATGAAGTCCATCGTATGGACGCTGGTCTTCACTTTCTTTACGGTATCCTTGAACGTAACGTTGGGGATGGTCCTGGCGCTTATTTTAAATAACGAGAAAATCAGCAGACAGACGCGGATATTCAAAAGCTTGTTTATTCTTCCGATGATGCTGGCTCCCGTCGTTTCAACAACGATGTGGAAAATTATGTTTGGCGCCATTTACGGGCCTATCAATTATATTATCGAATCCCTCGGACTGAAAGCGGTGGCCTGGACGGGGGAGACGCTGCCGGCAAAGATCGCCGTCATCATGATCGATGTGTGGGGTTCAACGCCTTTTTGCATGCTCATCCTGATCGCCGCTTTGCAAACGGTGCCAAAAGATATTTATGAAAGCGCGTATATCGACGGGGCAAACCGGGTAAACACATTCTTCAAGATTACGTTGCCGCTGATTCGTAATTTTATAGCGCTCGTCGTTTCGCTGCGCGTGATGGATGCTTTAAAAATATTCGATTCGATCATGATTTTGACGGATGGCGGCCCCGGGGATACGACCGAAACGATGGGAACGATGATCTACAAGACGGCCTTTCGTTATATGAACGTTGGGGCCGGTTCCGCGGGAGCGATCATTTTCTTCGCGATTATCGTCGTCGTCACGCTTGTGTTCCTGAAAGTGCTTCGTAACGATCGGCAATAG
- a CDS encoding carbohydrate ABC transporter permease: protein MKKYYAEKSALYLLLLLFIVLFLFPIYWAVTTSFKSVGQIMKVPPEFFPSKWVLQNYVEVFTEHQIGTYFLNSLIVAVVTTLCTCLAATFAGYGFSRFKFSGKAFWQYAIIVMRMVPGLVFIIPYYIIFQKLGILDTLFGLIIVYITASLPLAIWLFMGFFDELPAEMFEAAKIDGSSEFGIYWRIALPLIVPGIVVASILVFLAAYNEFSLSLVLVFTDQNKTLPLGISGMIQLQKDTPFGTLAAAGTIAFIPALILALTTQKYVQAGITAGAVKG from the coding sequence ATGAAAAAATATTATGCCGAAAAAAGCGCGCTTTATTTGCTGCTTCTTCTTTTTATCGTCCTGTTTTTGTTTCCGATTTATTGGGCGGTAACGACTTCATTCAAGTCTGTCGGCCAGATTATGAAAGTACCTCCGGAATTTTTTCCCTCCAAGTGGGTTTTGCAGAATTATGTAGAGGTGTTTACGGAGCATCAGATCGGAACATATTTTCTCAACAGCCTGATCGTTGCCGTTGTTACTACGTTGTGCACTTGCCTTGCGGCTACTTTTGCCGGATACGGCTTTTCGCGTTTCAAGTTCAGCGGGAAAGCTTTCTGGCAGTATGCCATCATTGTGATGCGTATGGTTCCGGGGCTGGTATTCATCATTCCCTACTATATTATTTTCCAAAAGCTAGGCATTCTTGATACGCTTTTCGGGCTTATTATCGTTTACATTACCGCCTCTCTTCCGTTGGCTATCTGGCTGTTTATGGGATTCTTCGACGAGTTGCCGGCAGAGATGTTCGAGGCGGCCAAAATCGACGGCAGCAGCGAGTTCGGCATTTACTGGAGGATCGCCCTGCCCCTGATCGTGCCGGGGATCGTTGTGGCTTCTATACTCGTGTTTCTGGCTGCGTATAACGAGTTCAGCCTTTCTCTCGTGCTTGTGTTTACGGACCAGAACAAAACGCTTCCGCTCGGTATCAGCGGCATGATTCAACTGCAGAAGGATACGCCATTCGGCACTTTGGCCGCCGCCGGCACCATCGCCTTCATTCCGGCGCTCATTCTGGCGTTGACGACGCAAAAGTATGTGCAAGCCGGGATTACTGCCGGAGCGGTCAAAGGTTAA